The following proteins are encoded in a genomic region of Cygnus olor isolate bCygOlo1 chromosome 11, bCygOlo1.pri.v2, whole genome shotgun sequence:
- the NOX5 gene encoding NADPH oxidase 5, which yields MSAGEDAAWLRWVAKQFESIAGEDRQIDLEEFKAALKVKESFFAERLFALFDSDGSGTISLEELLSALSLLVHGSETDKLRFLFQVYDVDGSGAIDPAELRLVLQACLRESAVSLPPPRLDDLALALFEAADKDGSGSITFEELRAELEAFPGVMENLTISAASWLKPPPPPERSRRPRCLTAAYWHNHGSQLAFLGGYTSLNLLLFALAALRHAGLGGWVAVARGCGQCLNFNCAFTAVLMLRRCLTWLRATPVAQVLPLDHSVGLHQLVGYVVLALAALHTGAHVANFSRLAQRDGHRALAEFLLTARPDGGGLGGTASQTGLALQGLLAAMLAFSSPCVRRGGHFEVFYWSHLSYVSVWALLVLHAPNFWKWFVVPGGLFVLEKAVGLAASRATGLRIVEVNLLPSKVTHLVVQRPRSFRFRPGDYVYLNVPAIAAYEWHPFTISSAPEQQDTIWLHVRARGQWTSRLHEYFRHPEAPRLSGNLGEARRWRRAQTRLCTRSGSSGSSVATTGDEAVELTSYRTTGAPAAPQGRMDEDPDWDLDSVSTGPGESRRLCSIKCYIDGPYGTPTRRIFTSEHAVLIGAGIGITPFASILQSIMHRYRLRKQSHDYKQCETLRDEDMTLRKVDFIWINRDQKHFEWFVSLLAKLELEQAEQEPGGRFLELHLYMTAALGKSDVRAVGLQLALDLLAAKEHKDSITGLRTRTQPGRPDWSKVFRKVAEERKGKVQVFFCGSPALAKVIKAHCERFGFRFFKENF from the exons TCCTTCTTCGCCGAGCGGCTCTTCGCGCTCTTCGACTCGGACGGGAGCGGGACCAtcagcctggaggagctgctgagcgCCCTGAGCCTGCTGGTGCACGGCAGCGAGACGGACAAGCTGAGGTTCCTCTTCCAAGTGTACGATGTAGATG GCAGCGGCGCCATCGACCCGGCCGAGCTGCGCCTGGTGCTGCAGGCGTGCCTGCGGGAGAGCGCCGTGTcgctgccgccgccgcgccTGGACGACCTGGCCCTGGCGCTCTTCGAGGCCGCCGACAAGGACGGCAGCGGCTCCATCACCTTCGAGGAGCTGAGGGCGGAGCTGGAGGCTTTCCCGGGGGTGATGGAGAACCTGACCATCAG TGCCGCGAGCTGGCTGAAGCCCCCGCCACCCCCAGAGAGGAGCCGCCGGCCGCGCTGCCTGACCGCGGCGTACTGGCACAACCACGGCAGCCAGCTCGCCTTCCTGGGGGGCTACACCAGCCTCAACCTCCTGCTCTTCGCCCTGGCCGCCCTGCGGCACGCCGGCCTCGGCGGGTGGGTGGCGGTggcccggggctgcgggcagtGCCTGAACTTCAACTGCGCCTTCACCGCG GTGCTGATGCTGCGGAGGTGCCTGACCTGGCTGCGCGCCACCCCCGTGGCCCAGGTGCTGCCGCTGGACCACAGCGTGGGGCTCCACCAGCTCGTGGGCTACGTGGTGCTGGCGCTGGCTGCCCTCCACACGGGCGCACACGTGGCCAACTTCA GCAGGCTGGCACAGCGGGACGGGCACCGTGCCCTCGCCGAGTTCCTCCTGACGGCGCGTCCCGAcggcggggggctcggcggcaCGGCCTCGCAGACCGGGCTGGcgctgcaggggctgctggccgCCATGCTCGCCTTCTCCAGCCCCTGCGTCCGCCGTGGCGGGCACTTCGAG GTCTTCTACTGGAGCCACCTCTCCTACGTCTCCGTCTGGGCCCTGCTCGTCCTGCACGCCCCCAACTTCTGGAAGTGGTTCGTGGTGCCCGGGGGCCTCTTCGTGCTGGAGAAGGCGGTGGGCCTGGCCGCGTCCCGTGCCACGGGGCTGCGCATCGTGGAGGTCAACCTGCTGCCCTCCAAG GTGACGCACCTCGTGGTCCAGCGGCCGCGCTCGTTCCGCTTCAGGCCCGGGGACTACGTCTACCTGAACGTCCCGGCCATCGCCGCCTACGAGTGGCACCCCTTCACCATCAGCAGCGCCCCCGAGCAGCAAG ACACCATCTGGCTGCACGTACGGGCGCGGGGGCAGTGGACCAGCCGGCTGCACGAGTACTTCAGGCACCCCGAGGCGCCGCGGCTCAGCGGGAACCTCGGAGAGGCGAGGCGGTGGCGGCGGGCGCAG ACACGTCTCTGCACCAGGTCTGGCTCATCGGGGAGCTCCGTGGCCACCACTGGGGACGAAGCCGTTGAGCTGACATCGTACAGAACCACCGGGGCACCCGCTGCCCCCCAGGGGAGGATGGACGAGGACCC AGATTGGGATCTGGATAGT GTTTCCACGGGGCCGGGCGAGAGCCGTCGGCTCTGCAGCATCAAG tgCTACATCGACGGCCCCTACGGGACCCCGACGCGCAGGATCTTCACCTCGGAGCACGCCGTGCTCATCGGCGCCGGCATCGGCATCACCCCCTTCGCCTCCATCCTGCAGAGCATCATGCACAG GTACCGCCTGAGAAAGCAGAGCCACGACTATAAACAGTGTGAGACCCTGCGGGACGAGGACATGACACTCAGGAAG GTCGACTTCATCTGGATAAACCGGGACCAGAAGCACTTCGAGTGGTTCGTCAGCCTGCTGGCgaagctggagctggagcaggctgaGCAGGAGCCGGGAG GGCGGTTCCTGGAGCTGCACCTCTACATGACGGCCGCCCTCGGCAAGAGCGACGTGAGGGccgtggggctgcagctggcccTGGACCTGCTGGCCGCCAAGGAGCACAAGGACTCCATCACGGGCCTGCGCACCAGGACGCAGCCCGGCCGCCCCGACTGGAGCAAG GTGTTTCGCAAGGTGGCcgaggagaggaaagggaaggtgCAGGTCTTCTTCTGCGGCTCACCGGCGTTGGCCAAGGTCATCAAAGCGCACTGCGAGCGCTTCGGCTTCCGCTTCTTCAAGGAAAACTTCTGA